The Mugil cephalus isolate CIBA_MC_2020 chromosome 11, CIBA_Mcephalus_1.1, whole genome shotgun sequence genome includes a window with the following:
- the them4 gene encoding acyl-coenzyme A thioesterase THEM4 yields the protein MARSFCRLFGGFNSRNSLPFMKAPLRQPCASFSFKTAFERTMVALPLAFSSKPRDFSLPNSSWGTEMKRLYEHYNSPCEEEGEQGDKQGGLWRRLPSYNRSLKYATGGMYLSKVIQSKARLFTRNIRDPGAAFEYVLFVSKDKQKCVCIFQAGHLLEGPPGHVHGGAIATMIDTVTGTHANVLSAPVMTANLNINYRSPIPLGSTVLLESSLDKKEGRKVFFSCKVTSTDGSKLHTEATALFLSVNVSHLFGE from the exons ATGGCAAGGAGCTTCTGTCGACTGTTTGGGGGCTTTAATAGCCGCAATTCACTCCCATTCATGAAGGCTCCACTCAGACAACCGTGTGCCAGCTTTTCATTCAAGACCGCGTTTGAACGGACCATGGTG GCGCTGCCACTGGCCTTTTCCTCGAAGCCCCGGGACTTCAGCCTGCCTAACTCCTCGTGGGGCACAGAAATGAAACGGTTGTACGAGCATTATAACAGCCcgtgtgaggaggagggggaacaAGGAGACAAACAGGGAGGTCTGTGGAGGAGGCTGCCAAGCTACAATCGTTCGCTCAAGTATGCCACAG GTGGCATGTATCTTAGTAAAGTAATCCAGTCGAAGGCTCGTCTTTTTACGCGGAACATCAGAGACCCGGGGGCAGCTTTTGAGTACGTCCTCTTCGTTAGCAAAGATAAacagaagtgtgtgtgcatcttcCAGGCTGGACACCTACTGGAGGGACCACCAGG acatGTCCACGGGGGGGCGATAGCCACTATGATTGACACTGTAACAGGAACTCATGCTAATGTGCTCTCTGCTCCGGTCATGACTGCCAACCTGAACATCAACTACCGCAG CCCCATCCCACTGGGGAGTACAGTGTTGCTCGAATCCTCTCTGGACAAGAAAGAAggcagaaaagtgtttttttcatgcaaagtGACCAGCACCGATGGCTCCAAACTGCACACTGAAGCAACAG CACTGTTTTTGTCAGTCAATGTCAGCCATTTATTCGGCGAATGA
- the zgc:174935 gene encoding anti-sigma-I factor RsgI8, which translates to MKVHLIVPMAIVVSVLLLGFMKVRKNEQEQEIKRLKFQEIKLRVADDVLSEFKTEQGNMQDQLDKSKNDQTALDKEAIELNSKADKLKGEVDICQGEKKAEADKSAAEETGLNNLRAELEKESVKWKDEETVWKTRLGGRSKVCDYLKKDAVGGKNLCGEALNEAAKPAEPKAEAPKQEEAKPEAPKQEEAKPEAPKQEEAKPDAPKPEEAKPDAPKPEEAKPDAPKPEEAKPDAPNAR; encoded by the exons ATGAAGGTGCATTTAATCGTACCCATGGCAATAGTCGTGAGCGTGCTTTTGTTGGGTTTCATGAAAGTACGGAAAAACGAGCAAGAACAAGAGATCAAACGGCTGAAGTTTCAAGAAATCAAGCTACGGGTGGCCGATGACGTGCTCTCAGAGTTCAAGACCGAGCAGGGAAACATGCAGGATCAACTTGACAAGTCTAAAAATGACCAGACCGCACTGGACAAGGAAGCGATCGAGCTAAATAGCAAAGCAGACAAGCTAAAGGGGGAGGTGGACATCTGCCAGGGAGAAAAG AAAGCTGAAGCTGACAAATCTGCTGCAGAAGAGACAGGGCTGAATAATCTGAGAG CTGAACTAGAGAAGGAGAGTGTCAAGTGGAAAGACGAAGAGACAGTTTGGAAAACGCGTCTTGGAGGACGGAGCAAAGTGTGCGACTATTTGAAAAAAGATGCGGTCGGAGGAAA GAACTTGTGTGGTGAGGCGCTTAATGAGGCTGCTAAACCAGCAGAGCCAAAGGCGGAGGCCCCTAAACAAGAAGAAGCTAAACCAGAGGCCCCTAAACAAGAAGAAGCTAAACCAGAGGCCCCTAAACAAGAAGAAGCTAAACCGGATGCTCCTAAGCCAGAAGAAGCTAAGCCGGATGCTCCTAAACCAGAAGAAGCTAAACCAGATGCTCCTAAACCAGAAGAAGCTAAGCCGGATGCTCCCAACGCGAGATGA
- the si:dkey-87o1.2 gene encoding myosin heavy chain, non-muscle, with protein sequence MKLAIALVVLSLGVMFAVVYQAVFQEMALRTLKLRVVDNSMEANAKEEAITEAKTNINNLKTSLAEVTTKIEELKKKKEENGKLVQEREANLQTCKTEKENSIKKKTEIQESMNKAKADFEAAKAKAQEDIKALKQQVLDRDKAICAFADLSNEEARKLCGQPEAAQ encoded by the exons ATGAAGTTAGCGATCGCTTTGGTGGTCCTGAGTCTGGGTGTGATGTTCGCGGTGGTTTACCAGGCCGTGTTCCAGGAGATGGCCCTGCGCACACTGAAGCTCCGAGTGGTGGACAACTCGATGGAGGCCAACGCGAAAGAGGAAGCCATCACGGAAgcgaaaacaaacattaataacCTTAAGACATCGCTGGCAGAGGTCACTACCAAGATAGAGGagctgaaaaagaagaaagaagaaaacggGAAGTTGGTGCAGGAGCGTGAAGCAAACCTGCAGACCTGCAAGACCGAGAAG GAGAACAGTataaagaagaagacagagattCAAGAATCCATGAACAAAGCCAAAG CCGATTTCGAggcagctaaagctaaagctcaGGAGGACATTAAGGCGCTCAAACAGCAGGTTTTGGATCGAGACAAAGCTATCTGTGCCTTTGCAGATCTAAGTAACGAGGAAGCACG GAAGCTGTGTGGACAGCCTGAAGCAGCACAGTAA
- the msmp2 gene encoding prostate-associated microseminoprotein has product MANTEGVVLAFLVFISACVPCFSVYNSGECFFNTKGSCEYMGQVYGIGDSWVTSDCFQCVCMEPFGVGCCDHGYKPVDYPDWCEVIRKPDSCTSVAVMRVNHKLPCLWGQGRLRTAAGQPWKSDNDPIF; this is encoded by the exons aTGGCCAATACAGAGGGAGTAGTCTTGGCTTTTCTTGTGTTCATTAGTGCCTGTGTgccatgtttttctgtgtataACAGCGGAGAATGCTTCTTCAACACCAAAG GCAGCTGTGAATACATGGGACAGGTGTACGGGATAGGAGATAGCTGGGTCACCAGTGActgttttcagtgtgtctgcATGGAGCCTTTTGGAGTGGGATGCTGTGATCA CGGATATAAGCCGGTGGACTATCCAGACTGGTGCGAGGTCATCCGTAAACCCGACTCTTGTACCAGCGTTGCTGTGATGAGAGTCAATCACAAACTACCCTGCCTCTGGGGACAAGGCCGCCTCAGAACAGCCGCCGGCCAGCCGTGGAAATCTGACAATGATCCTATATTTTGA